The DNA segment GAATAGCGGCATCCTGAGTATTGCGGACGCAGCAGCCCGCGCCAAAGCTGGTCAGCAAGGGGAGTACACAGACAGCGGCCATACATGGCGTAACATGGCCTACCAGTGGGCTGAAAACAACCTTGTCGATGAGAACGGCGCACCTCTGGCGCTGAACAAATGGCGTCACCAGGTCTACATATACCCCCGGGCCGCGTATCGCGAAGGTCTTATAGGGTACGGCGTTGCCGCCGTGGGCGGAAGGTGGAGTATGGTGGCTTCCGACTCGGATCAGCTGCTCATGGGACATGAACTGGGGCACAATATCGGCCTCGGCCACGCTGGCTGGGACAGTAACAATGATGGGGATACCAACGACAGTGGCGAGGATGAGTACGGCACCGGCGGCGCCTATATGGGCAACCGCTCCGAGTCAAGGCTGTTTGGCAGCGCGCACCGGGAATATATGGACTGGTATCGCTTATTCCCGGAATACACGGTTACCGTAAAGCAGGCCTCAAACAGTTCCCAGGACCTGGAGATACAGGCCATTGAGCTGACTGCCGGGGATCGGTCCGGCACCCTGCCACAGCAACTTAAAGTGGAGAGTACCGGCAGCAGCAATGGCCAGAGTCATTACTATGTCAATTACCATGTGGCACACAATGAGCTCAATCCCCGGCCACATTATGCGCATTCAGTGACAGTTCATTACCTCAATGATAGAACTTCCAATCATGTTGCTGTACTTGCGCAGCCTGGAGATGACTTTACCGATGAGGCAATAGGATTGAAAATTGAATATAAGTCCCGAATTGCTGAAAACCAGTCAGCAGTCATTGCCGTCAGTTATAGCGAATAATTACTTCAAAATGGTAACAACCGATAAGGTGGATATTATGCTTCGAGTTCTAGCGCTGTTAGCCGGACTGCACTTTTCCCTTTTCGCCCAGGCGGAAGAAGTCGTCACCGGTACTTTGGAAGAGATTATTGTCGAGGATTTTGAATCCGGAAAATCGGAGCACCGCTTCTCCCTCAAAGATGAGCAGACTGGCAACTACTATTTTATTGATGCGGAGGAAATCAAGAAAAAAGGGATGAAATCCGGCGACAGAGTAAAAATCCGGGGAGAGCGCGGCGAAAAGCGCATGCTTCAGATTACAGAATCCCAAAAGCTCAAACCTGAGGGAGAGGAGTAACCGCTCCGGCCTCTATACTGATAGACCAGCCACGACAGCTATTTTTATTGTTTGAGAGCACCTGCGCTCTGCTTTTTTCCGCATCCACGGTCTCCCCGCCCAACGGTGGGGGGACCACATACTCAAGCACCGCGTCGCACAATCATAGCGCCGCTGTATACACCAGCTATCTGAAAACCCGGTGTATAGCCCTTTTCCACTCACGCATCGGTGTGGCCTCTGAGCCTAATAACCAGAATGGATGGGAGTACCCTCCCTGTTCCCGCGCCGCCCGGCGCGACTCCTGCTCGTGCGATCACCGCTGTGACGGCCTTTCCCGCGCGCACCCCCTGCGCGCTTCTGGCGTTCAGAGCGCTGTCTTTGCCCATCACTGCGCCGCGGACTGCCGGAGGCCGGCACCTGATGGTCGGGCTCGAAACCCTCGACCTCTTCCCGTGGCACTGCTTTACCAATCAGGCGCTCGATATCCCGCAACTGTTTGAACTCATCGGCGCTCACCAGGGACACTGCCTGCCCGTGGGCACCGGCACGTCCCGTGCGACCAATCCGGTGTACGTAGTCTTCCGGCACATTGGGCAGGTCGAAGTTCACCACCTGGGGCAGTTGGTCAATATCGATCCCTCGCGCAGCAATATCCGTGGCAACCAGGATCTGTACCTTGCCTGCCTTAAATTCCGCCAGCGCGCGGGTACGGGCATTCTGACTCTTGTTGCCGTGGATCGCCACAGCACGGATATTATCTGCCTCCAGCTGTTTTACCAGGCGATTGGCACCGTGTTTGGTGCGGCTGAACACCAGGGCCTGGTGCCAGTGATGCTCGCGAATCAGATGACTCAACAGTTTTGTTTTTCGCGCCTTGTCCACCGGGTGAAGAGTCTGGCGTACGGTTGCAGTGGTGGAGTTACGGGGGCTGACATCGATCTCCAGGGGATTGTTGACCAGCCCTTTGGCTAACTGGCGGATTTCTGCGGAAAAAGTTGCGGAAAACAGCAGGGTTTGGCGCTCGCGGGGCAGTAGTTTCAATATCCGTTTAATATCGTGGATAAAGCCCATATCCAGCATACGGTCGGCTTCATCCAGTACCAGGGCCTCCAACTGGTCGAAGTGGATAGCGCCCTGGCTGTGCAGATCCAGCAAACGCCCCGGTGTCGCCACCAGCATATCGGTGCCGCCACGCAATCGCGAGATCTGTGGATTGATCTTGACCCCACCAAACACCACCGTGTGGCGCATTGGCAGGTATTTGCTGTAGCTTTGCACATTCTCATATACCTGTGCGGCCAACTCCCGTGTGGGTGTCAGTACCAGAACGCGAACCTGGCCTTTGCAGGCGCGCTGACCCGCGCTCAGGCGGTGCAGCAACGGCAGTGTAAAACCTGCCGTTTTTCCGGTGCCTGTCTGGGCCGCCGCCATCACATCCCCGCCCTGCATCACCGCCGGGATAGCCTGGGCCTGGATCGGTGTAGGCTTGCGGTATCCCTGCTCCGCAACGGCGCGGGCAATATCCCGGGTCAGACCCAGATTTTCAAACAACATAAAGAACCTCTAACTGCGCTACAGGCGCAATCAAACGCACCCGCCCAAGGGTGCCAGGAAAGAAAGCGGAGTCGGCAATCCGAGCAAGGTGGCGCCCGGTGCACACAGCCGTCTATTCACCGGCAAAACCGGTGCGCGGCATTCAGTAGAAAATTCCGGGAAGAATTTGAGAATCGTTCCGGTGGGGATGTCGGAGTGTTACCGACCTACAAATGACGCAGCTGAGTAATCCCAGCCGCGCCACTATACCACACATGGCCGGGCAATACAGCGGTGTCTTTTGTTCACCCTGTATCCCAGGCAATGGGCCGCTGATCAAGACGCTTCCAGGGACTGCTTGTCCATAGGCTCGGGCGTAACCAGGTTCCACCAGAAGTCGAACTGATCCATCAGGGACAGCAACAACTTTAATTGCTCTGCATCCCCTTCGATATTCACCGCGCCATCCCGGATTTTCTCCTGCAGGGTCGCGGTACCGAGGAGGATATCGTTGAGGTCGCTGCGTTGAATGGTGACGCTGCAGTGGGGGCTGCTCACCGGTGCTGTATAATTCAGCACTGCATTTTCCAGCACCAGGGCATAGTGCTCATTGATATCCGGCAGGGTGATATTGATAGAAATCTGCTTACCCGTGGCCTTGGGACCGTTCAGGCGAATCCCCAGGTAATCAAAAATCAATTCAGTGGGCATATTACGGATGGTATCGGCACTGGCAGTCAGGGGCACAGGCAACCGTTCAATGCCATCACGCAGCTCCTTGGCACCACTCAGGAAGAAATTTCTCCAGGTTCCATTTTCCTGCTGGTATCCCATCTGCTCCAGGGCATCTGCCAGGAGATCCCTCGCCGCACGGTTGTTGGGTTCGGCGGACACCAGCTTGTCCAGCACCTCCGCCACCCAGCGGTATTCTCCCGCATTGTAGTCCCGCTTGGCCTGCTGAATAATATTCGCCGCTCCCCCCATATACTGTACATATTTTTTACCGGCGGCAGTGGGTGGCATCGGGTAGAGGCGCGCGGGGTTGCCGTCAAAAAAACCGAGATAATAATTCCACACAGCCCGGGTATCGTGATTGACACTGCCATAGTAGCCGCGGTTGGCCCAGTATTGGGACAGTTCCGGTGGCAACGTCATCATCTCGGCCGCTTGAACCATGTTATAACCATGGTTGGCCAGGCGCAGGGTCTGGTCATTGAGGTATTTGTACAGGTCCCGCTGCTTCTTCAGATGGTTGACGACATTTTCCTTCCCCCAGGTGGGCCAGTGGTGTGGCGCAAACAATACTTCCGCTTTCTCTCCCCAGCGCTGCAGGGTCTCATTGAGATAGCGGGACCAGTTCCGTGCATTGCGCACCTTGGCACCGCGCAGTGTATAGAGATTGTGTAACGTGTGCGTGGCATTTTCGGCGGCGGTGACCGCCTTTAACTCGGGAACAAAGAAATGCATCTCCGCCGGCGCTTCGGAACCCGGCGCCATTAAAAAATGAAAGGTCAGGCCATCAACCTTGAGGGTCTGGCCAGTTTTTGTAATCGTATCTGTGGGCTCGATCAGGGTGACCGTGCCCGTGGAGGTTTCCAGGCCAAGTCCTGCACCCAGGGTACCCTTAGGGTCTTTGGAAATCAGGTTGCCGTACATAAAACTGGCCCGGCGCGCCATATGATTACCGGCGAAGACATTTTCACTGACCGCCTCTATCAGGAAATTTTCGGGGGCAATGATTTTGACCCTGCCGGACTTAACCTCCTCCTCGTCTACTACACCGCGCACGCCGCCGTAATGGTCTACATGGCTGTGGGTGTAAATCACCGCAACCACCGGCCGGTTACCGCGATGCTGCCGGTATAATTCCAGTGCCGCTTTGGCGGTTTCCGCCGATATCAGTGGGTCCATGACAATGACGCCGCTATCGCCTTCAATAAAACTGATATTGGAGAGATCGGCACTGCGCACCTGGTAGATACGTGGGGTCACCCTGTAAAGCCCCCCCTCTGAAATCAGCTGCAGCTGGCGCCACAGGCTCGGGTTGGCGGTATCAGGTGCCACTTCTCCCCGTGCGAATTGAAAAGCCCCCAGATCCCAAACTGGACCCCCTTGATCGTTCTTGATGATGCCATTGTCCGGAAGCGGGGCAATAAATCCGCGCTTTATGTCTTCAAAGTCCTGCCGATGATCAAAGGGCAGCGCTTTCAGGATCTTCTGATTTGCCTTTTTGGTGACAACGCTCGCGGGGTTTTGCTCACTGGCAAGAGAGAGGCAGGGAAGCTGCAGCAGCACACTGAAAAATATGCGCCGCAAAAGAAATGTTTTCATTGTCTGATTCACACGCATCATTCTTATCCGGCAATGGAGCCGCCTGGCACTCCGAAAGTGCTGTGGAACTCTCAAGTGCTTCAGGGATACCTGACGGGTATACAGGGGTGACATTTTCCCGTAGAGAATAGGTAGGATCAGGCGGACAGGTAGGGATATTCTGCGCCGATGGAACTATTGCCGACAGAACTTGCAATGGCCAGGCCCGAGCGGATTTCCGCCCAGGTGACACAGCGACAAATCCAGCCTGGAAATCCCTCATGGATCTGTTTGCGCAAAGCTACCGCAGTGCAGTGCCGGGCTATTGCACCGCCTTTTTGCCAAGGCGCATTGCTTTCGCATTCGCCCTGGCCCGGCGAGCCGCATCGTGGTGCCCAAGGCGCGCCAGCACTCTGGCCAACTCCGTGTAAGCTGCCACACTGGGCTGGTTGCGAATGCGACGACGATAGGTAGACGCGGCGGCCTCCAGCTTGCCCTGCTGCACCTGGGTGGACGCCAGATGGTCGTAGGCGGCAGTATTTTTCGGATCTGCTTCAATGGCACTTTGCAAACTGGTGAGCCCTTCGCCGATATGGCCCTGCTGTATTAGGGCGATACCGAGCCCGGCATAGGCCTGTGTGCTCGGTTGTTGGGCAATAACCGCCCGGAAGTGGGTTTCAGCCTCCTGAAATGCTGCATCAAGCAGCAGGGCAGTCGCCAGGTTGAAATGTGCCGCCGCCGACTCCGGGTCCAGCTCCAGTGATCTGCGATACATTTCCATCGCCTCGTGGGGCAGGCCCTGGCGTTCCAGCACAAAGCCGAGATCATTATAGATCGCCGCCTGCGGCTCGATTGCCAGTGACTCACGGTAATGGGCTTCGGCCAATTCAAGCTCGCCAATCTCGATAGACACCAAGGCCATATTATTGTGGGACTTCCGATGCTTTGGATCTATCTTCAGCGCTTTCTCCAACGCCACTGCAGCCGCTTCGCTCTTGCCCTGTTGAAACAGGGCAAACCCCTTCGCGTTCAACAGCTCCACGTTCCCGGGTTCCACTGCCAGACCGCGTTCGTAACTACGAACAGCGCCGGAGTAGTTGCCGGTGCGTTCGTTGGCCATGCCGGCGCGAAGGAAGGAGTAAGCGTCCAGGAATTGCTCCTGAATGCGCGCGATGGCACCGGCCGGCAGCGGGACAAATTCCGGGATGTTGCCCGCGCGATCGCTGCCGGTAAACCAATCAAGCACCACTGGGGGGCTGGAGCGGCCCTCCTCATCGATATGGGTCAGAAAGAGCTGGGTATAGGGCGTGTTGACTTTTGAAGAGAATACCAGCCAGCGGCCATTCGACGAGAAACTGTGCCAGGAATTCATCTGCGCGGTATTCGCGCGCAGGCGCCGGGCTTCGCCGCCTGCCGCCGGGATAATGTACAGCGCACTATCCGGCATCAACAGCATGTAATTTTCTGCCTGGGTGAAAACGATCCACTGGCCGTCGGGGGAAAACTTCGCGAAAAAGTTACTTTTGCCATTGTGGGAGGCACCTGCAATGGGTTCGGCCTTGCCACCAAGGCCCCCGTTAAAGGGCACGCGATACAAATCGAATTTATACGGCTGCTGATTCTCGATAAATTCCGGCACATCCTGTTCGTTCAACAGAATACTGTTCGATTTGGCAACGGCGTCATTCCGGTAGACCTTCGCGCGTGCGAAGACAACCGACTGGCCATCGGGGCTCCAGGTGGGGTTGCTTTGTACATAGCCGGGGTCGTCGGCCCCCGGCAGTGACTTGTAGGTACCCTCTACCGTGTCGTAGACTGCCAGAATCCCCTTGATTGGGAAAAAGAGCTGGGAAAACTCAATGCCCGGTGTCGCCACGAATACTGCCCGGTCCTTAACGGTGCTGATCACGTAGCGGCCATCCGGAGATATCTGTGAGAGTAGGCCGAAGGTGGCTTCGCCATCGTCGCGCCTGTAGTCGCTCCAGGTGATGATCTTCTCGTCGTTCAATACCATCTGTTCTTCTACGGGAAGAATGGCATAACCGCCCTTGTCGTTTCCATAATCGACATCGAGACCCAATATACCGCCGTCGCCTGAGAAAGAGTGGCAATTACCACAGACCGGCAAATTCTCCAGCACAACGGGGGGGCGGTGTTGGGAATCAATGGCTCCGAAGCGCCAGCGGATACGCGAGGGATCTTGCACAGCACGGATAAACGGCAGCGGAACCTCGCGATAGAAGATCGCATCTTCTACCGGATCTGTTGAAGTGCGAATCCGCACAGTTGCAGAGGCGGCGACTATGCCGCCGGTGTCGAGGCCAATGACCGCCAACTCGGTGTCGCTCTTGATAGATTGCTGCTTGAT comes from the Microbulbifer sp. MI-G genome and includes:
- a CDS encoding alkyl/aryl-sulfatase — its product is MKTFLLRRIFFSVLLQLPCLSLASEQNPASVVTKKANQKILKALPFDHRQDFEDIKRGFIAPLPDNGIIKNDQGGPVWDLGAFQFARGEVAPDTANPSLWRQLQLISEGGLYRVTPRIYQVRSADLSNISFIEGDSGVIVMDPLISAETAKAALELYRQHRGNRPVVAVIYTHSHVDHYGGVRGVVDEEEVKSGRVKIIAPENFLIEAVSENVFAGNHMARRASFMYGNLISKDPKGTLGAGLGLETSTGTVTLIEPTDTITKTGQTLKVDGLTFHFLMAPGSEAPAEMHFFVPELKAVTAAENATHTLHNLYTLRGAKVRNARNWSRYLNETLQRWGEKAEVLFAPHHWPTWGKENVVNHLKKQRDLYKYLNDQTLRLANHGYNMVQAAEMMTLPPELSQYWANRGYYGSVNHDTRAVWNYYLGFFDGNPARLYPMPPTAAGKKYVQYMGGAANIIQQAKRDYNAGEYRWVAEVLDKLVSAEPNNRAARDLLADALEQMGYQQENGTWRNFFLSGAKELRDGIERLPVPLTASADTIRNMPTELIFDYLGIRLNGPKATGKQISINITLPDINEHYALVLENAVLNYTAPVSSPHCSVTIQRSDLNDILLGTATLQEKIRDGAVNIEGDAEQLKLLLSLMDQFDFWWNLVTPEPMDKQSLEAS
- a CDS encoding DEAD/DEAH box helicase translates to MLFENLGLTRDIARAVAEQGYRKPTPIQAQAIPAVMQGGDVMAAAQTGTGKTAGFTLPLLHRLSAGQRACKGQVRVLVLTPTRELAAQVYENVQSYSKYLPMRHTVVFGGVKINPQISRLRGGTDMLVATPGRLLDLHSQGAIHFDQLEALVLDEADRMLDMGFIHDIKRILKLLPRERQTLLFSATFSAEIRQLAKGLVNNPLEIDVSPRNSTTATVRQTLHPVDKARKTKLLSHLIREHHWHQALVFSRTKHGANRLVKQLEADNIRAVAIHGNKSQNARTRALAEFKAGKVQILVATDIAARGIDIDQLPQVVNFDLPNVPEDYVHRIGRTGRAGAHGQAVSLVSADEFKQLRDIERLIGKAVPREEVEGFEPDHQVPASGSPRRSDGQRQRSERQKRAGGARGKGRHSGDRTSRSRAGRRGNREGTPIHSGY
- a CDS encoding tetratricopeptide repeat protein; translation: MNTFSVCAGLLGALLVLCGCGREGGPTPVPPFPSKPAGQLEILYPLDETLFPPEIVAPTVVWEDKTEGVVRWQVMLRFHGRETVLRFDSAESRWRPSEQDWTDIKQQSIKSDTELAVIGLDTGGIVAASATVRIRTSTDPVEDAIFYREVPLPFIRAVQDPSRIRWRFGAIDSQHRPPVVLENLPVCGNCHSFSGDGGILGLDVDYGNDKGGYAILPVEEQMVLNDEKIITWSDYRRDDGEATFGLLSQISPDGRYVISTVKDRAVFVATPGIEFSQLFFPIKGILAVYDTVEGTYKSLPGADDPGYVQSNPTWSPDGQSVVFARAKVYRNDAVAKSNSILLNEQDVPEFIENQQPYKFDLYRVPFNGGLGGKAEPIAGASHNGKSNFFAKFSPDGQWIVFTQAENYMLLMPDSALYIIPAAGGEARRLRANTAQMNSWHSFSSNGRWLVFSSKVNTPYTQLFLTHIDEEGRSSPPVVLDWFTGSDRAGNIPEFVPLPAGAIARIQEQFLDAYSFLRAGMANERTGNYSGAVRSYERGLAVEPGNVELLNAKGFALFQQGKSEAAAVALEKALKIDPKHRKSHNNMALVSIEIGELELAEAHYRESLAIEPQAAIYNDLGFVLERQGLPHEAMEMYRRSLELDPESAAAHFNLATALLLDAAFQEAETHFRAVIAQQPSTQAYAGLGIALIQQGHIGEGLTSLQSAIEADPKNTAAYDHLASTQVQQGKLEAAASTYRRRIRNQPSVAAYTELARVLARLGHHDAARRARANAKAMRLGKKAVQ